The region CAGTATAAAATTTGAAAGAGTACCGGATTTAGTGTTTTTATTTGATAAGAATATGAGTTACGAAGAATATCTCCAATATAAAATTCTACTGCAAAAAGAAGTGACTTACAATCTCGATAAACTTCCTGTAGAATACATTTTTTAACCTAGAACCTGAAACAAAAAAAACTATTGATGATGATAAGGTTCGTTTCGTAAAATGGTAAATCCACGGTACAATTGTTCGATAAAAAACAAACGAACCATTTGATGTGAAAACGTCATCAGCGAAAGCGACACTTTTCCCTGTGCTTTTTTATAAACGGTTTCAGAAAACCCATACGGACCGCCAATTACGAAAACTAAAGTTTTAACGCCTGAATTCATTTTCTTTTGTAATTCTTCAGAGAAACCAACGCTTGAGAATGTTTTTCCGTTTTCATCCAATAAAATTAATTGGTCGGTTGGGGAAAGTTTCGATAAAATCAATTCGCCTTCTTTTTCCTTTTGCTGACTTTCAGATAAATTTTTTACGTTTTTGATATCGGGAATAATCTCCAGATCAAATTTGATGTAAAAGGACAAACGTTTGGTGTAATCGTCAATCAAAGTCTGAAGCGATTTATTATCTGTTTTGCCTATGGCGATGAGTTTGATATTCATTGTTTTGTTTTCTTTTTTGCCACGACCCGAGCGATAGCGAACGGACGAAGTAATTGCTCGAATTGGCACGAATTTAATTTAAACACATAGAGACATAGTTTCTCTTTGTCTGTAAAAGGCGTTTCACTTGCATCAATGCACATAGCTTCAATTGTAATCTATGTGTTAAAATCTAGATTTTTTCTAAATTCTTATATTCCTAATTTACTTTAAAATCTATGTTTCTATGTGTTTAATTTTTTTAGCACAAAGCATAGCTATTATTTTTTATTCTCAAAAACGGTTTCGAAATGTTCTACAATTGGAAAAGGTTCGTAATAATGATGTAAAATCTTTTTCCATTCCAAATGCGCTTCAGAAGTTCTGAAACCTATTGTGTGATCTTCAAGCGTATTCCAGTCCACCAGTAAAAGATATTTGTTTTCAACTTCAAGACATTTTTCCAGACGATGTCCTAAATAACCATCGATTGATGAAATATATTGACTTGCTTTTGCAAAATCAGCTTCAAATTGAGAGGCTAATTCTGGTTTTACATAAAGAAATGCTGCTTCTAAAATCATATTTAAATGAATTTTATCTGCTTGATCTGCTAAATCTGCGGGAGAAAATTATACTCTCGCAGATTTAGCAGATTCAGCAGATTTTATTTTTACATTTTGGTTAAAAATAATCTGTAATTATCAGCTTAAATCTGTTTAAAATCTGCGTGAAACTTTCGCATAGATTGAACATTTTTAGTTTTTAGAAAACTTCGCTTCAAAAGTTTTAAAACGATTGTCTAAATCTTTAATCAATTGTTTTTTAACCGATGCGTCCTGAATAAAACTGTAATTAATACTGTTGTAAACGTATTTTTTTATCGTTTCATAATTCACGTCAGGATATCTTTTTGCCAATAAAACATATTGTTCGGTCATATTGCTTCTTAAAATTCCCGCATCGTCTGTACTAATTACAATTGGCACATTAAAATCTTTGTAAAGCGTAAACGGATGCCTGTTTTCTTTTACTTTTAAAATGAATTCATTGCTCGCTAAATTGATTTCAATTGGAATGTTTTTTTGAGCCATATATTTCAATAAATCATACGAATTGGCTTCGTAAGCCATATCAACTCCGTGACCGATTCTGTTAGCGCCTGCAACGTAAACAGCATCGTTAATATGCCATGTTAGTTCTTCTGGCTGAACCAAACCTAAAGTCAATTCACCAGCGTGAAGCGTATATTTTACGTCAGGAAATTTAGAGTGGCAATATTTAAACATCACCATATGAAGCCAATAGTCCTTCATAGAAGTTTCCCCATGTTCTGGAGAAACAATATTTACACCTGCAGTCAATTTACTTTCGCTTGACGAAATAAAAGCAATCACCAGATTTTTAAATAAATCTACCGGTTCCATAAAACGCAATACGAAGTTTTGATAACGCATCGTGAATTTTTCATCATCCATTTTTAAATCTTTGTGAAGTTTTGCAATGAAATTAGTATTGAAATCTTCGGCGTATTTTTTGGCGTCTTTTTTCTGAAGTGATTTATACAATTCATCTAAAAGTTTCAGAACAGCGCTTTCATCTTTTTGAGCAGAAGCTAAGCGAAGTTTTGTATTGAAATCAGTTAAGTCAGAAACATTCATATCACAAGGAATTGTCGATAATTGTGTTTCGATATAAGAAACATTTTCTGCAATGGCCCGTTTTTTTAATTCTAACATTCCTTCTGCAAAATGACCTTGAATTGTAGGCTCAAACTTTTGAAAAGAATCAAAAAACTGATCATCAGAAGGAACAGAACCGTTATAATCTTTAACCGACCAGGTCTGCATGATTTGTTGTTCGTAATACTCTAATTTTCCTTTATTTTTAAGAGAGGAGAAGTTTTCCCAGTTTCCATTTTCAGGTTTGGTTTTAGAAACGGCCATAGTTTGTAAATTCAGATAAAAGTCTTCTGAAATAGCTCTTTCTAAAAGAGGTTCTGCATAAACGGATCCTGAAAAATGGTGGTGTAAATCGCCTCCTTTTGGCATTTGTTGAAAAAAAGCTGTTAAGAGCGCTTCATTATTTCTGATTTTTTCTAGATAACTCTCAGCCGTCTGAGAAAAGCCGATTTGTGCTATAAAAAAGCAGAAAATTGTAATTATTCTTGTCATACTCTAAGATTAAATTACGCGCAAATATAGGAATTTCTGCGGAAATTTGAAAACCGAATTTCGTTACGTTGAATTTAACCGCAAAGAACGCAAGGTTTTTTTTCAAGCTTAACTTAATAGTAACGCAAAGTTCGCAAAGCTTTGTCTAAAAA is a window of Flavobacterium crocinum DNA encoding:
- a CDS encoding amidohydrolase family protein, encoding MTRIITIFCFFIAQIGFSQTAESYLEKIRNNEALLTAFFQQMPKGGDLHHHFSGSVYAEPLLERAISEDFYLNLQTMAVSKTKPENGNWENFSSLKNKGKLEYYEQQIMQTWSVKDYNGSVPSDDQFFDSFQKFEPTIQGHFAEGMLELKKRAIAENVSYIETQLSTIPCDMNVSDLTDFNTKLRLASAQKDESAVLKLLDELYKSLQKKDAKKYAEDFNTNFIAKLHKDLKMDDEKFTMRYQNFVLRFMEPVDLFKNLVIAFISSSESKLTAGVNIVSPEHGETSMKDYWLHMVMFKYCHSKFPDVKYTLHAGELTLGLVQPEELTWHINDAVYVAGANRIGHGVDMAYEANSYDLLKYMAQKNIPIEINLASNEFILKVKENRHPFTLYKDFNVPIVISTDDAGILRSNMTEQYVLLAKRYPDVNYETIKKYVYNSINYSFIQDASVKKQLIKDLDNRFKTFEAKFSKN
- the rlmH gene encoding 23S rRNA (pseudouridine(1915)-N(3))-methyltransferase RlmH, whose product is MNIKLIAIGKTDNKSLQTLIDDYTKRLSFYIKFDLEIIPDIKNVKNLSESQQKEKEGELILSKLSPTDQLILLDENGKTFSSVGFSEELQKKMNSGVKTLVFVIGGPYGFSETVYKKAQGKVSLSLMTFSHQMVRLFFIEQLYRGFTILRNEPYHHQ
- a CDS encoding antibiotic biosynthesis monooxygenase family protein, whose product is MILEAAFLYVKPELASQFEADFAKASQYISSIDGYLGHRLEKCLEVENKYLLLVDWNTLEDHTIGFRTSEAHLEWKKILHHYYEPFPIVEHFETVFENKK